The following proteins are encoded in a genomic region of Primulina huaijiensis isolate GDHJ02 chromosome 3, ASM1229523v2, whole genome shotgun sequence:
- the LOC140972503 gene encoding uncharacterized protein: MEIQLKKFQSFQPPILRGIETTSDCESWLEDVEIPFDSFEYPDERRVNLIGHQLQEVAKSWWIATKEALEQSGTMITWKIFKVEFYTRFFPSLYREDKRAEFENLKQGPMSIEEYVTKFSTLLRFAPHVTGNYEAVIDQFIGD, from the coding sequence atggagatacagTTGAAGaagtttcagtcatttcaaccGCCGATTCTGAGGGGTATTGAGACAACGAGTGATTGTGAGAGCTGGCTAGAAGATGTTGAGATACCGTTTGATTCATTCGAGTATCCAGATGAACGTAGAGTTAActtgattgggcaccagttacaGGAAGTcgcgaagagttggtggatcGCAACTAAAGAGGCCTTAGAACAGAGTGGTACAATGATTACTTGGAAGATCTTTAAAGTTGAGTTTTATACAAGGTTTTTCCCAAGTTTGTATCGAGAAGATAAGAGGGcagaatttgaaaatttgaaacagGGTCCGATGAGTATAGAAGAATATGTGACCAAATTTTCTACCTTGTTACGTTTTGCTCCTCACGTGACTGGGAATTATGAAGCTGTGATCGATCAGTTTATAGGGGATTAA